The proteins below come from a single Arthrobacter sp. B1I2 genomic window:
- the rho gene encoding transcription termination factor Rho encodes MTETTELSPAVEHTTSAAESPAATAKSSGLAGLKLAQLQALASQLGISGGSRMRKGDLVSAISAHRAGTPTVKAPAKAAEKARESIVAPAAAAPASAPEAPAAEAPAVEGSRARGRGRSRRAVSDGVVAPATETPVVETSAAPAGATDEVPSAAPAETTEATEGAPERRQPRTRNRRRGEAAAASIQEAPAETPAEQPATEQRSGEQRTEAPATEAGDAGQRGERREGGRTRGRDNTSRDSDGGRDNSGSRDAGQREGSRETRDTRDGDDADGGSRRNRRNRRDRNDRNDRSGGQDRDNSRNDRFRDRNDRRRGRNQGPDVDDVEVTEDDVLLPVAGILDVLENYAFIRTSGYLPGPNDVYVSLAQVKKYNLRKGDAVVGAIRAPREGEDRSQQSARQKFNALVRVTSVNGKTPEELKDRVEFAKLVPLYPSERLRLETDPKKIGPRVIDLVAPIGKGQRGLIVSPPKAGKTLILQSIANAITTNNPEVHLMMVLVDERPEEVTDMQRTVKGEVIASTFDRPADDHTTVAELSIERAKRLVEMGMDVVVLLDSMTRLGRAYNLAAPASGRILSGGVDSAALYPPKRFFGAARNIENGGSLTILATALVETGSKMDEVIFEEFKGTGNMELRLSRQLADKRIFPAVDVNASGTRREENLLSPEEVKIMWKLRRVLSGLETQQSLELLTNKIRETQSNVEFLMQVQKTTLGAKSDNDK; translated from the coding sequence GTGACCGAAACCACTGAGCTGTCGCCAGCTGTGGAACACACAACTTCTGCTGCCGAATCACCGGCCGCAACCGCCAAGAGCAGCGGCCTCGCCGGCCTGAAGCTCGCCCAGCTGCAGGCCCTCGCCAGCCAGCTCGGTATTTCCGGCGGCTCCCGCATGCGCAAGGGGGACCTGGTCTCGGCCATTTCCGCCCACCGTGCAGGAACGCCTACCGTCAAGGCCCCCGCAAAGGCAGCGGAAAAGGCTCGGGAATCCATCGTGGCCCCGGCCGCAGCTGCACCGGCTTCTGCTCCGGAGGCCCCGGCCGCCGAAGCTCCCGCCGTTGAAGGCAGCCGTGCCCGCGGACGCGGCCGCAGCCGCCGCGCCGTCAGTGACGGCGTGGTTGCCCCGGCAACCGAAACCCCCGTAGTGGAAACCTCCGCCGCGCCTGCCGGCGCAACCGACGAGGTGCCGTCGGCCGCCCCTGCGGAAACCACGGAGGCAACCGAAGGCGCCCCTGAGCGCCGCCAGCCGCGCACCCGCAACCGCCGCCGCGGCGAAGCCGCTGCCGCCTCCATCCAGGAAGCCCCGGCGGAAACCCCGGCGGAACAGCCCGCCACGGAACAGCGTTCAGGCGAGCAGCGCACTGAAGCTCCCGCAACTGAAGCGGGAGACGCAGGCCAGCGCGGCGAACGCCGTGAAGGCGGGCGCACCCGCGGCCGCGACAACACCTCCCGTGATTCGGACGGCGGCCGCGACAACAGCGGCAGCCGCGATGCAGGCCAGCGTGAAGGCAGCCGGGAAACCCGCGACACCCGCGATGGCGATGACGCTGACGGCGGAAGCCGCCGCAACCGCCGGAACCGCCGCGACCGGAACGACCGCAATGACCGCTCCGGCGGGCAGGACCGGGACAACTCCCGCAACGACCGCTTCCGCGACCGCAACGACCGCCGCCGTGGCCGCAACCAGGGTCCTGACGTGGACGACGTCGAGGTCACAGAGGACGACGTCCTGCTGCCGGTTGCCGGCATCCTGGACGTCCTGGAGAACTACGCGTTCATCCGCACTTCCGGTTACCTGCCGGGCCCGAACGACGTCTACGTCTCCCTGGCCCAGGTCAAGAAGTACAACCTGCGCAAGGGCGACGCCGTTGTGGGCGCCATCCGGGCACCACGTGAAGGCGAAGACCGCAGCCAGCAGTCCGCCCGCCAGAAGTTCAACGCCCTGGTCCGCGTAACGTCCGTCAACGGCAAGACCCCGGAAGAACTCAAGGACCGCGTCGAGTTCGCCAAGCTGGTTCCGCTGTACCCGTCCGAGCGCCTGCGCCTGGAAACCGACCCCAAGAAAATCGGTCCCCGCGTCATCGACCTCGTGGCCCCGATCGGCAAGGGCCAGCGCGGCCTGATCGTCTCCCCGCCCAAGGCCGGCAAGACGCTCATCCTGCAGTCCATCGCCAACGCAATCACCACCAACAACCCTGAGGTCCACCTCATGATGGTGCTGGTTGACGAACGGCCCGAAGAAGTCACGGACATGCAGCGCACCGTCAAGGGCGAGGTCATTGCCTCCACCTTCGACCGCCCCGCCGACGACCACACCACCGTCGCCGAACTTTCCATCGAACGCGCCAAGCGCCTCGTGGAAATGGGCATGGACGTGGTGGTCCTCCTGGACTCCATGACCCGCCTTGGCCGCGCCTACAACCTGGCAGCACCGGCCTCCGGCCGTATCCTGTCCGGTGGCGTGGACTCCGCCGCCCTCTATCCGCCCAAGCGCTTCTTCGGTGCTGCCCGCAACATCGAAAACGGCGGCTCGCTCACCATCCTGGCCACCGCCCTCGTGGAGACCGGCTCCAAGATGGACGAGGTCATCTTCGAAGAGTTCAAGGGCACCGGCAACATGGAACTGCGCCTGTCCCGCCAGCTGGCCGACAAGCGCATCTTCCCCGCCGTGGACGTAAACGCGTCCGGCACCCGCCGCGAGGAAAACCTGCTTTCGCCCGAGGAAGTCAAGATCATGTGGAAGCTGCGCCGCGTCCTCTCCGGACTCGAGACCCAGCAGAGCCTTGAACTGCTCACCAACAAGATCCGGGAAACCCAGAGCAACGTCGAGTTCCTCATGCAGGTCCAGAAGACGACGCTTGGCGCGAAGTCGGATAACGACAAGTAG
- the prfA gene encoding peptide chain release factor 1: protein MFESVQGLLDEHDAIQAQLGDPAVYADQRLARKLGRRSAQLNGIVEAYHKWEAIQDDLAAAKEMAGEDPEFAAEVPELEQALEVASAKLRRLLIPRDPDDARNVILEVKGGEGGDEAALFAGDLLRMYTRYAESRGWKTEIISATESDLGGYKDVQVAVKGNSNDPAEGVYARLKFEGGVHRVQRVPVTESQGRIHTSAAGVLVLPEVDEPEELEINQNDLKIDVYRSSGPGGQSVNTTDSAVRITHLPTGIVVAMQNEKSQLQNREAGMRVLRARILAHQQEQIDAENSAQRKSQIRTMDRSERIRTYNYPENRIADHRTGYKAYNLDQVMNGDLEPVIQSAIEMDEQARLDAIGD from the coding sequence ATGTTTGAGTCCGTACAGGGCCTGCTTGATGAGCATGATGCTATCCAGGCGCAGCTGGGGGATCCTGCTGTTTACGCTGATCAGCGGCTTGCCCGGAAGCTGGGGCGGCGTTCGGCTCAGCTTAATGGCATTGTTGAGGCTTATCACAAGTGGGAGGCTATCCAGGATGACCTGGCAGCTGCCAAGGAGATGGCTGGGGAGGATCCCGAGTTCGCTGCCGAGGTTCCTGAGCTGGAGCAGGCGCTGGAGGTTGCTTCGGCGAAACTGCGCCGGCTGCTCATCCCGCGCGATCCTGACGACGCCCGCAACGTGATCCTCGAAGTCAAGGGCGGTGAAGGCGGCGACGAGGCTGCCCTGTTCGCCGGCGACCTGCTGCGCATGTACACCCGGTACGCGGAGTCCCGCGGCTGGAAGACTGAAATCATTTCCGCCACCGAGTCGGACCTCGGCGGGTACAAGGACGTCCAGGTGGCCGTCAAGGGCAATTCCAACGATCCCGCCGAGGGTGTCTATGCCCGGCTCAAGTTCGAAGGCGGCGTGCACCGTGTCCAGCGCGTTCCCGTAACTGAATCGCAGGGCCGGATCCACACGTCCGCGGCGGGCGTGCTGGTCCTGCCCGAAGTCGATGAGCCCGAAGAGCTTGAGATCAACCAGAACGACCTCAAGATCGACGTGTACCGCTCCTCGGGCCCGGGCGGACAGTCGGTCAACACCACGGACTCCGCCGTCCGCATCACGCACCTTCCCACCGGCATCGTGGTGGCCATGCAGAACGAGAAATCCCAGCTGCAGAACCGCGAGGCCGGCATGCGCGTGCTCCGGGCACGCATCCTGGCGCACCAGCAGGAGCAGATCGACGCCGAAAACTCGGCCCAGCGCAAGTCGCAGATCCGCACCATGGACCGCTCCGAGCGGATCCGCACCTACAACTACCCCGAGAACCGGATCGCTGACCACCGTACCGGCTACAAGGCCTACAACCTGGACCAGGTCATGAACGGGGACCTGGAACCGGTCATCCAGTCTGCGATCGAGATGGACGAGCAGGCGCGGCTGGACGCCATCGGCGACTGA